Genomic segment of Pseudomonas sp. CCI4.2:
GTAACGACGCGCTCGTGGGTTTGAGTGGGGCCATTCTGGCGCTGCCGCAATCCATCGCGTATGCCTTGATCGCAGGATTACCGCCTGAGTACGGCTTGTACGCGGCCATTGTTCCCGTGTTGATCGCCTGTTTGTGGGGCTCATCGTTCCATCTGATTTGCGGGCCCACGGCCGCGATTTCTATCGTGCTCTACGCGAGCATCAGCCCGTTGGCGGTGCCCGGCAGTAACGATTACGTCACCCTGATTCTGCTGCTGACGTTCATCGGCGGGCTGTTTCAATGGCTACTGGGGTTACTCCGTTTTGGGGCGCTAGTGAACTTCGTTTCCCACTCGGTGATTCTGGGATTTACCCTGGGCGCCGCCGTGGTAATCGCCTTGGGCCAGTTGCCAAGTTTCCTTGGGCTGGAGGTGAGTAGCCAATCCACCGCGCTGAAAAGCATCTCTGCCTTGCTTGAGCACCGGGGGGAGGTTGACTCGTCATCACTGATCCTTGGCGCCTTGACCCTGGTCGTCGGCGCAACCTTGAAATACTTTCTGCCACGCTGGCCGACCCTGTTGATAACTTTGCTAGGCGCAGGTTCGCTGGTCTGGCTATGGCCGGAGAAGTTCGGTCACGTGCAACTGGTTCGCGCGTTCGTCGGGCATCTGCCGCCGTTCAGTGCGCTGCCGCTGGACCCTGAATTAATTCTGAAACTGCTACCCAGCGCAGTCGCCGTGGGCATGCTCGGGCTGGTGACCAGCCTGTCGATTGCCCGCTCGTTGTCGGCGCGTTCGCAACAATTGCTCGATGCCAATCAGGAAGTCCGCGCCCAAGGCCTGTCGAATATGATTGGCTCGCTGTTTTCCGGCTATCTGTCCGCAGGCTCGTTCACCCGCGCGGCGTTGAGTTATGACGCCGGGGCCCGCTCGCCATTGGCCGGGGTGTTTTCTGCGCTATGGGTGGCATTGTTCGCGGTGTGTGGCGCGTCGCTGATCGCCCACATCCCGATTCCGAGCATGGCCGCGTCGATCCTGTTGATCTGCTGGGGCTTGGTGGACCGTCGCGGTATTCGAGCACTGTTTCGTGTGAGCCGAGCGGAGTTTGTGGTGATGGCGCTGACGTGTCTGGCGACGCTGCTACTGGAGCTACAGACCGCGATTTATGCCGGTGTGCTGGTCTCGCTGTTTTTCTATCTCAAGCGCACGTCGCAGCCGCGAGTCCAGCAATGGCGCGACGGCGACGACGATATTTTTCGGGTAGGCGGTTCGATTTTCTTTGGCGCCAGCCACTATTTGCAGGTCCGTTTGCAAAGCAGCGAAGGCCTGCACGTGGTGATCGAAGCGCAGCAGATCAACTTCATCGATTACTCGGGCGTTGAAATGCTTCATCAGGAGGCCCGGCGTTTAAGGGGCCTGAACCGTAGCTTGACGCTGAAAAACGCCCGGCCGCAGGTGATCGAAGAGCTACGCAGGCTGGAAGGGGCCGATAAGTGCCCCATTCTGTTCGTCGATTAACGTCTTCGGCAGATCAAGCGTTGGCCAACTGGCGACGCAATTCAGCCAATACTGGCGCGGTATCTGGACGCACGCCGCGCCACAAATAGAATGCTTCGCCAGCCTGTTCGGCGAGCATGCCCAAACCGTCTAACACGTGCGTCGCACCCTGTTCCGTGGCCCAGCGGCAGAATGGCGTAGGTTCTTTGCCGTACATCATGTCGTAGCAAACCGTATGGCCCGGCTGGATCAAGCTCGCGGCAATCGGTGGAACCTCGCCGGCAAGGCTGGCGGAGGTGGCGTTGATAATCACGTCAAACGACTCCTCCAGCCAATCAAAACCACTGGCAAACACCGGCCCTAAATCGGTGAACTCATGGGCAAGCTGCTCGGCCTTTTCAACGGTGCGGTTGGCGATCACCAGCACCGCTGGCTTCTCGGCCAACAGCGGCTCTAGCGCGCCCCGCACCGCACCGCCGGCACCGAGCAGCAGAATGCGTTTGCCGTTCAAGACCACGCCGGCATTCACGGTCAAATCCCGCACCAGCCCGGCACCATCAGTGTTATCGCCCAACAAACGACCGTCGGCACCTTTGCGTAACGTGTTCACGGCACCTGCGCGTTGGGCGCGTTCGGTCAAGCTGTCGGCGAAGCGAAAGGCCTGTTCCTTGAAGGGTACGGTGACGTTGGCGCCGCGTCCGTGTTCAAAGAATGTTTCCGCGAAACCAACGAAGTCGTCCAGCGGCGCCAGCAGGGTGCTGTAGTCCAGTTGCTCGCCGGTCTGCTCGGCAAACAAACGATGAATCAGCGGCGACTTGCTATGGCCGATGGGGTTACCGAAAACGACGTAATGGTCCATGGGACGGTTCCTGGTTCAATCGTGACAGATGACACCTATCTGGAGGAGCCAACTTGTTGGCGAGACGGCATCGCTGACAGACCGGTTAAACTTCGCCAACAAGTTTGGCTCCTACGGGGAGTGCGATCTTCTCACGCGATCTGTCAGGCCTGCGCCAACCAATCTCGGTCCTGCAAGAAATATTCAGTCAAGCGCGCTTCTGCGGTGCCTGGTTCAGCCTTCCAGTCGTAGCTCCAGCGAACTTGTGGCGGCAGCGACATAAGGATCGATTCGGTACGCCCCCCTGATTGCAAACCGAACAGCGTGCCCCGGTCGTAGACCAAGTTGAACTCCACATAACGCCCACGGCGGAATTCCTGAAACTCACGCTGTTTCTCTGTGTAGGCCATGTCTTTACGACGCTGAATGATAGGCAGATACGCGTCGATGTACGCATCGCCAATAGCGCGTATGAAAGCGAAGCTGGTGTCGAAGTCCCACTCGTTCAAGTCATCGAAAAACAGGCCGCCAATGCCGCGCGGCTCGTTCCGGTGCTTGATATGGAAATACGTGTCGCACCAGGCTTTGTAGCGCGGATAAACGTCGGACCCGAACGGTGCGCAGGCTTGTTCGGCAATGCGGTGCCAATGCACGCAGTCTTCTTCTACGGCGTAATACGGCGTCAGATCGAAGCCGCCACCAAACCACCAGACCGGTTCTTCGCCTTCTTTTTCAGCGATGAAAAATCGCACGTTAGCGTGGGACGTCGGTACATGGGGGTTGTGCGGGTGAATCACCAGCGACACGCCCAGCGCCTCAAACCCACGCCCAGCCAACTCAGGCCGATGGGCGCTGGCGGAGGGCGGTAAGCCAGTGCCAAAGACATGAGAAAAATTGACCCCACCTTTCTCGATTACGTCACCGTTTCCGATGACGCGAGTACGTCCACCTCCGCCTGCTGGCCGCTCCCAAGCGTCTTCGGCAAAGCGCGCGCTGCCATCTTCGCTTTCCAGCGCAGTGCAGATTCGGTCTTGCAGGTCGAACAGGTAAGCTTTTACAGCGTCGGTGCGGGTTGTCATCGGATCACCTTGAAACGTCGCTGGGCCATGAGGGTCAGCGGGGCTGGCAAATTGGCGCGTAGCATACCATTGGCCATACGGCTGACGCTGTTGACTGGGATCAAGGGATCGGGTCCGATAGCTACCTGCATTTCTTGTTTCAATTCATCACCGGAGAGAACAGATGGCAAAGCGTATCCAGTTCAGCACCATTGGCGGCCCCGAAGTGCTTGAGTACGTGGATTTCGAACCCGCCGAACCGGGTCCCCAGCAGGTCCGTGTGCGTACCAAGGCGATTGGCCTGAATTTCATCGACACGTATTTTCGCAGCGGTCTGTATCCAGCACCTTCGATGCCATCTGGTCTGGGCACTGAAGGTGCGGGCGTAGTGGAAGCGGTGGGCAGCGACGTCAACCAGTTCAAGGTTGGCGACCGTGTGGCTTACGGAAGTGGGCCCTTGGGCGCTTACAGCGAAGTGCATGTGCTTGCGGCCGCGAACCTGGTGAAACTGCCGGACTCGATCAGCTTCGAGCAAGCCGCAGCGGTGATGCTCAAGGGCCTCACCGTGCAGTATCTGTTTCACCAGACGTATGCACTCAAGAGCGGCGAAACCATTCTGTTTCATGCAGCCGCTGGCGGCGTAGGTTCGCTGGCGTGTCAGTGGGCCAAGGCCTTGGGCGTGAAGCTGATTGGTACGGTCAGTTCCGCTGAGAAAGCGGCGCATGCCAAAGCGTTGGGTGCCTGGGAAACCATCGATTACAGCAAAGAAGACGTGGTCAAGCGGGTTCTCGATTTGACTGACGGCAAGAAATGCCCGGTGGTGTACGACGGCGTCGGCCAGGATACCTGGCTGACGTCGTTGGACAGCCTGGCGCCGCGTGGCCTGTTGGTCAGTTTCGGTAATGCGTCCGGGCCAGTGGCGGGGGTCAATCTGGGGATTCTTGCGCAAAAAGGATCGCTGTACGTCACGCGCCCGACGCTGACGACCTATGCCAACAATGCGGAAAACCTGCAAACCATGGCCAATGACGTGTTCGCCCTACTGGCCGACGGCAAGCTCAAGGTAGATGACATTCAACGTTACGCATTGAAAGATGCCGCCAAGGCGCACATCGAACTGAGCGCCCGGCGCACCACCGGATCGACCATTTTGATTCCTTGATCGTACGACCTAGCCCGGGCGAACGATTTCGCCCGTCACCAGGTCACGAATCAGGCTCGGGTGCTTGCGACCGCCTAGTAGGCCGCCAAGCACCAGATCGATGTCACCGCGAAAATATTGCTCTACACGAAGGCGCGTCCGGGCAGCCGGTCGCCCAGCTGGATTGGCGGAAGTCGAAATCAATGGTCCGACCAACGCGCACAATTCGCGCACCTGCGGATGATCACTGACGCGCAATGCTACGGTGTCATGGAGGCCTGTGACCCATTCGGGAAGCAGGTCTTGATGCGGCACCAGCCACGTATTGGGGCCGGGCCAGGTCGCCGACATGCGGTCGAGCCACGTTTCCGGAAAGTCTTCGAGCAGAAAATCGAACTGGCGGATGTTGTCGGCCACCAGAATCAGGCCCTTTTCCACCGGCCGCGATTTGATCGCTAACAACCTATACACCGCGTCTTCATTCCACGGATCACAGCCCAAACCCCATACCGCTTCGGTCGGATAGGCGATTACCGCTCCAGCTCGAATTTCTCGTGCGGCTTGCTGCACACGCCAACTGCTGACCATTTGCGCTATCTCCGGTAACCACTGCGCGCAGTTTAACCTTAGCAGGCACGCGCAAACCATCGTCCCGCCTCAGCACTAATACGCCCTTCAAGCTCTAACTCGGTCAATGCAGCCAATACCTTCGGTAATGGCCAGCCAATCGAGAGCGCCAACGCCTCGCTGGTATGGGGTGCGGCATGCAGCAAGTCGAGCAAAGGATGACTGACGCGTTCGGGAGAAACGGCGGTGGGTGCGGGGAGGCAACGGCTAATGGTTTGCCAACCGCGCAGGG
This window contains:
- a CDS encoding SulP family inorganic anion transporter — encoded protein: MGWFNRHTLFPFLDWLPRQTRASVGNDALVGLSGAILALPQSIAYALIAGLPPEYGLYAAIVPVLIACLWGSSFHLICGPTAAISIVLYASISPLAVPGSNDYVTLILLLTFIGGLFQWLLGLLRFGALVNFVSHSVILGFTLGAAVVIALGQLPSFLGLEVSSQSTALKSISALLEHRGEVDSSSLILGALTLVVGATLKYFLPRWPTLLITLLGAGSLVWLWPEKFGHVQLVRAFVGHLPPFSALPLDPELILKLLPSAVAVGMLGLVTSLSIARSLSARSQQLLDANQEVRAQGLSNMIGSLFSGYLSAGSFTRAALSYDAGARSPLAGVFSALWVALFAVCGASLIAHIPIPSMAASILLICWGLVDRRGIRALFRVSRAEFVVMALTCLATLLLELQTAIYAGVLVSLFFYLKRTSQPRVQQWRDGDDDIFRVGGSIFFGASHYLQVRLQSSEGLHVVIEAQQINFIDYSGVEMLHQEARRLRGLNRSLTLKNARPQVIEELRRLEGADKCPILFVD
- the aroE gene encoding shikimate dehydrogenase; this translates as MDHYVVFGNPIGHSKSPLIHRLFAEQTGEQLDYSTLLAPLDDFVGFAETFFEHGRGANVTVPFKEQAFRFADSLTERAQRAGAVNTLRKGADGRLLGDNTDGAGLVRDLTVNAGVVLNGKRILLLGAGGAVRGALEPLLAEKPAVLVIANRTVEKAEQLAHEFTDLGPVFASGFDWLEESFDVIINATSASLAGEVPPIAASLIQPGHTVCYDMMYGKEPTPFCRWATEQGATHVLDGLGMLAEQAGEAFYLWRGVRPDTAPVLAELRRQLANA
- the hemF gene encoding oxygen-dependent coproporphyrinogen oxidase produces the protein MTTRTDAVKAYLFDLQDRICTALESEDGSARFAEDAWERPAGGGGRTRVIGNGDVIEKGGVNFSHVFGTGLPPSASAHRPELAGRGFEALGVSLVIHPHNPHVPTSHANVRFFIAEKEGEEPVWWFGGGFDLTPYYAVEEDCVHWHRIAEQACAPFGSDVYPRYKAWCDTYFHIKHRNEPRGIGGLFFDDLNEWDFDTSFAFIRAIGDAYIDAYLPIIQRRKDMAYTEKQREFQEFRRGRYVEFNLVYDRGTLFGLQSGGRTESILMSLPPQVRWSYDWKAEPGTAEARLTEYFLQDRDWLAQA
- a CDS encoding NADPH:quinone reductase, whose translation is MAKRIQFSTIGGPEVLEYVDFEPAEPGPQQVRVRTKAIGLNFIDTYFRSGLYPAPSMPSGLGTEGAGVVEAVGSDVNQFKVGDRVAYGSGPLGAYSEVHVLAAANLVKLPDSISFEQAAAVMLKGLTVQYLFHQTYALKSGETILFHAAAGGVGSLACQWAKALGVKLIGTVSSAEKAAHAKALGAWETIDYSKEDVVKRVLDLTDGKKCPVVYDGVGQDTWLTSLDSLAPRGLLVSFGNASGPVAGVNLGILAQKGSLYVTRPTLTTYANNAENLQTMANDVFALLADGKLKVDDIQRYALKDAAKAHIELSARRTTGSTILIP
- a CDS encoding L-threonylcarbamoyladenylate synthase codes for the protein MVSSWRVQQAAREIRAGAVIAYPTEAVWGLGCDPWNEDAVYRLLAIKSRPVEKGLILVADNIRQFDFLLEDFPETWLDRMSATWPGPNTWLVPHQDLLPEWVTGLHDTVALRVSDHPQVRELCALVGPLISTSANPAGRPAARTRLRVEQYFRGDIDLVLGGLLGGRKHPSLIRDLVTGEIVRPG